In Nodosilinea sp. PGN35, the genomic stretch GCTCACCGTGGAAGAAATTGTTACCGGGCTAGACGATAACCTGGTGGAACTGCACCTGCCCACCCCCGCCGACTGCCAGCCCCACCCCGACGAAGACGCCCCTGCCTACGCCCGTCGCCAGGTAGCCCTATGGGATGGCCCCCAGTTCGCCGGAGATATCCACAACACCGCTGCCCTCGATCGCTGGGGTGTAGCGTTAGGCCAATGGCTCTGTACCACCCGCCTGTTCAAACAACTGCTTACGATTTTTGACGACAATGAGCGCACCGGCACCGACGCCCTAACCTGGAATAGCCTAATCGAACGAATGGCTAGCCAAGAACTGGGCTTTTTGCTGATCACCCGGTTTGAAGATCGCCGCTGGATTTTGGTGTCGTTCTTTGCCCTGGTAGCCTTTGCCAAGGAAGTTCGCAGCGATCGCGCCTTTCCCCTGGTGCCCACCCAGGTGCAGCTGTGGATTCGCGAACTCACTCGCAGTGGGCGCTACGTCAACGAAGCCCCCGCCTTTTGCTGGCTAGACGAGCCCGCAGGCGACAATCGGATGCTGCCCGCCTTTCAGTGCAGCGAGTGCGGCGCGTCTGGCTGGATTGGACTCAAAGATACCCAGGCCGAAAGCGCCATTGGGGCCAGGGGGGTAGAAGGGTTTAAGCTCACCGACGATGTCAAAGCCATCTACCAGGGCTGGTTCGGTCGCCACGGGGGCCGAGACGCCAAAATCGTCACCCTCATGCCCGACCCCGACGACACCGCCAGCCAGTGGCGCATCCAGCAGCAGGGCAGCGATCAGCCCAGCCTGTTTGGTCAGTGGTATCTCCATCCCCAGAGCCTGGTGGTGCGCCAGGGCGAAGGCCCCTGCCCCCTCACCGACGACAGCCGCCGCTTCCGGGTCGCCATTAACCACGATGTGGAGACGATCAAAACAAAGGGTAAAAGCCAGCTGGTGGGCAAGCAGGGTTGTCCCTGCTGCGGCTCTCTAGAGAGCGTGTTCATTATTGGCTCCCGCTCCGCCACCCTTTCCAGCGTCATGGTGGATGAACTGTTTGGCTCGGTGCTCAACAGCGACCCCAAGCTGCTGGCCTTCACCGACAGCGTGCAGGATGCTTCTCATCGGGCCGGGTTTCTCTCCGCCCGCACCTACAACTTTTCCTTCCGCACCGCCCTGCAACGGGTGGTGGATGACGCCGGTTCTGAGGGCGTACCGTTGACAGCGGTAGGCGATCGCCTGCTGCACTGGTGGGGCAGCCCCGGAGTGGGGCGACCGGGGAGTTTGAAAGATGCGATCGCCGCCCTGCTGCCCCCCGACCTAGCCGATTTTGAAGACTACCTGGCCTACCGCAATCACTCCACCGCCACCCAGCCCTCGGCCCAGCTCTTAGCTGCCATTCAAGAACGGCTAACCTGGCAGGCCAGCAGCGAGTTTGGCATTATGCTCCAGCGGGGCCGTACCCTAGAGGCCAGTGGGGCTACTTGCCTGGCCTGGGACTGGGCTTGCATTACCCAAACCGTTGAAGCCCTGCGCGACAGCCTGGAGGGGGTCGATACCAGCCTGACTTCGTTGCCTATTGCTACCCTCGGTCGCTGGCTGCTGGGTATTTTGCACCGCTACCGCCTGCGGGGTGCCCTCGGCCACCCCTACCTAATCGATTACGCCCACCACGGGTTTTGGGGCAAATCTCCCTTTGGCCGCTACTTGCCCCAGCGCGAAACCCACCCACCCATGACTCGGTTTCGCCCCCGGCTGATGGTCACCAAGGGCGACAAATACCATGACCACATCCTCAGCCAAACCTCCGGCAACACCCAGCCCTGGCATGTCCGCTGGACTCAGCGGGTGCTGAATCGGCCCACGATTGGCGACCTAGAAGCCCTCGACCTGCTGCAACTGCTCTATACCAAGGCCGAGGCCACTGGCCTGCTCCAGCCGCTCCACAGCGATGGCGGCAAGGTTTACTACGCCCTCAACCCCGCCAAGGCCAAGCTAGTGCCCTACGGGGTCAAGCTCACTTGCTCAGAGACGCGCCGATCCATCGTTCGCCCGGCGGTCGAAGCCGACCTTTGGGAGGGTGCCCCCAGTTTGGAATACAGTGCCCAAAATGGCACCTACCGCCGCGACGAGTTTACCCTCCGCCAGGGCTACTACCAAGACCGCTACCGCAAGGGTGCCCTACGCCGGGTGGTGGCCAGTGAGCACACCGGCCTGCTCACCACCGACGAGCGAGAAACCCTAGAAAGCGCTTTCTCAACTACCCAGCACGCCGACGACCCCAACGTGCTTACCTGCACTAGCACCCTGGAAATGGGTATCGACATTGGTGACCTGTCCAGCACCATGCTGTGCTCAATTCCGCCCACCACCGCCAGCTACCTGCAACGGATTGGCCGGGCCGGACGATCTACGGGTACGGCGCTGATTGTCTCGGTGATTAACCACCAGCCCCACGACCTGTTCTTCTACGGTCGCCCCGCAGAAATGCTGCGGGGCAAGGTCGATCCACCGGGCTGTTGGGTCGATGCCTCGGCGGTGCTGGTGCGACAGTACCTGGCCTACTGCTTCGACTCGGCTACTAAGGTAGGCCAACTGCGCGAAATGCCTGGCAGCGGCACCCAGTTTGTTCGCGACATGGACGATGTCCAGGGCCAAATTCCGGCCATGATGGCCTGGGTCACCCAGCGAGAGGCCGAACTCCAGCAGGCGTTTCTGGCCCGCTTTGCCAGCGATATTCGCCCCGATACCCAAGCCCGCTTTACCACTGAAACCGAAACCGAACGGTTGCTTCAGCGCCTGCGACGGGTGGCCCAGGAGTTTGACCAGCAGCGGCGGGAGCTAGATAACGCCCGCCGCCGCCTGCAAGACCAAAAAACCAAGCTCGACGAGCACGAACTGGAAGCCCGCCAAGAAATTGAAGACGAACTGCGGGTGCTCAAGGGTCGCCAAACTAGCCTGGCCCGCACCACCGCCCTGGAACTGCTGACCAATAACGGCCTGCTGCCCAACTATGCCTTTCCCGAGTCTGGGGTGCGGTTCTACGGCTCCGTTTATAACCGCCACCGCACCGCAGAGAAACCGATTCCCCCCATTGAGGTCGTGCGCCCGGCGGCCAGTGCTCTGCGGGAGCTGGCCCCCCACAACCACTTCTACACTCACAAGCGCCAGTTCGAAATTCAGCAAATTGGCGTGGGCAGCCGCGAAGAACCGCTGACCGAAACCTGGGCCATCTGCGGCAAATGTGGGCACATGCGCCCCA encodes the following:
- a CDS encoding DEAD/DEAH box helicase, whose amino-acid sequence is MLPAHLADNIRRQVLYYLQSTFDFRDERVAQAFERFLEDPHQGIFKGPWVQLKRPFRLAEDYTPPFDITIPFTPFRHQSRAWRRLHSNGHQPEPTLITTGTGSGKTECFLYPVLDHCFRAKQAGQPGIKAIILYPMNALAADQEKRFAKTIWQDPKLKNAGIRVGTYTGRYDPADPSSQDSGDTLMGADHGITNHAAQLDAPPDVLLTNYKMLDFLLLRPQDQRLWRFNEPGTLQYLILDELHTYDGAQGADVACLIRRLKERLDVPKDQLCVVGTSATMDDRDRSDRALGHDIADAIETGGDRLARFASTLFEEDIPAEAVIVEDRLTVEEIVTGLDDNLVELHLPTPADCQPHPDEDAPAYARRQVALWDGPQFAGDIHNTAALDRWGVALGQWLCTTRLFKQLLTIFDDNERTGTDALTWNSLIERMASQELGFLLITRFEDRRWILVSFFALVAFAKEVRSDRAFPLVPTQVQLWIRELTRSGRYVNEAPAFCWLDEPAGDNRMLPAFQCSECGASGWIGLKDTQAESAIGARGVEGFKLTDDVKAIYQGWFGRHGGRDAKIVTLMPDPDDTASQWRIQQQGSDQPSLFGQWYLHPQSLVVRQGEGPCPLTDDSRRFRVAINHDVETIKTKGKSQLVGKQGCPCCGSLESVFIIGSRSATLSSVMVDELFGSVLNSDPKLLAFTDSVQDASHRAGFLSARTYNFSFRTALQRVVDDAGSEGVPLTAVGDRLLHWWGSPGVGRPGSLKDAIAALLPPDLADFEDYLAYRNHSTATQPSAQLLAAIQERLTWQASSEFGIMLQRGRTLEASGATCLAWDWACITQTVEALRDSLEGVDTSLTSLPIATLGRWLLGILHRYRLRGALGHPYLIDYAHHGFWGKSPFGRYLPQRETHPPMTRFRPRLMVTKGDKYHDHILSQTSGNTQPWHVRWTQRVLNRPTIGDLEALDLLQLLYTKAEATGLLQPLHSDGGKVYYALNPAKAKLVPYGVKLTCSETRRSIVRPAVEADLWEGAPSLEYSAQNGTYRRDEFTLRQGYYQDRYRKGALRRVVASEHTGLLTTDERETLESAFSTTQHADDPNVLTCTSTLEMGIDIGDLSSTMLCSIPPTTASYLQRIGRAGRSTGTALIVSVINHQPHDLFFYGRPAEMLRGKVDPPGCWVDASAVLVRQYLAYCFDSATKVGQLREMPGSGTQFVRDMDDVQGQIPAMMAWVTQREAELQQAFLARFASDIRPDTQARFTTETETERLLQRLRRVAQEFDQQRRELDNARRRLQDQKTKLDEHELEARQEIEDELRVLKGRQTSLARTTALELLTNNGLLPNYAFPESGVRFYGSVYNRHRTAEKPIPPIEVVRPAASALRELAPHNHFYTHKRQFEIQQIGVGSREEPLTETWAICGKCGHMRPTSDLTQENAAPACPQCHYDGGADSQADIGQHKTFVKFSRSQAISVMEQYESLSSDRSDERQNQFYQRRYSFDLTLDAPSGATGEEGLPFGIEYRAAVTLREVNVGYQDDKGAVAFGPEGPAPENGFVVCADCGVVAGPFEAIDKVKHRRSCSARRKLDKAKAEGRTINPFKEVPIYLYREIQSEAIRILLPPMAEDELQTLRACLSLGLRLRFEGDPSHLTIFPQQLPDGDNALTRDYLVILDRVPGGTGYLKTLFQETDEANRTGEGIMAVMRLALDAMESCRCGRMSALEENDTDGCYRCVRTYSQRYNAAQVSRALGVRLLRQLIQAGDRRIERAGLTDIPNTSLFGSLLERELVRKLEEWVLEKSGTWEKTLVQGKAGFRFTIPHPNHTWELELQPQLGPPQGVTIQCQPDFLLRCADDESIRPIAIFTDGFEFHVTTNRLADDMAKRRAILNADRYHLWNITWDDVQHSDPDSFCIVPEPVAKKMEFFANAAANQGIVMPAGRRPLATPGNSCSPSWNAPVPRAGNSWPTLPPPFLWRC